The Aggregatilinea lenta genome includes a region encoding these proteins:
- a CDS encoding 4Fe-4S dicluster domain-containing protein: MPKGRITINEERCKGCALCTIACPQGTITLATDRVNAKGYTPALLSDPQGRCTGCALCAVACPDVCITVYRSVPSRQAAATA; encoded by the coding sequence ATGCCGAAAGGCCGGATCACGATCAACGAAGAGCGCTGTAAGGGCTGCGCGCTGTGTACCATCGCCTGCCCGCAGGGCACTATCACGCTGGCCACCGACCGTGTGAACGCAAAAGGCTATACCCCGGCCCTGCTGTCCGATCCGCAGGGCCGGTGCACCGGCTGCGCGCTGTGCGCGGTCGCGTGTCCGGATGTGTGCATCACCGTCTACCGCAGCGTCCCGTCCCGGCAGGCCGCCGCGACAGCATGA
- a CDS encoding aminotransferase-like domain-containing protein, translating into MTSSIIRELLTFTQRPEVISFAGGLPAAEYFPTQRVQEACTKVLAQQSEYALQYGPTEGYLPLREMIVDWMCANNDLCITPDNVLITSGSQQALSMLGALFINPSDRILVEQPTYMGAIQAFTLFQAAYAGVPTDEHGICTDQIPDALRQDPKFMYILPNFQNPAGVTISRQRRLDLVQISRSSGVPIVEDDPYGALRYEGDDLPSIITLDVEPVAQNGHSYNGNVIYLSTFSKTLTPGLRVAWIVAPKAVIDRLVQIKQSMDLHTSTFNQMVVYETARDGFIEDHVQTLRQVYRKRRDAMLGALDRWAPPDVTWTEPEGGLFLWMKLPEGSDDKDVFKAAIAQNVAFVPGSAFFTSDPQPTARLNFSCMPEDRIEEGIQRLCNVIREGQTLPTS; encoded by the coding sequence ATGACCAGCTCCATCATTCGTGAGCTGCTCACGTTCACTCAGCGTCCAGAGGTGATCTCGTTTGCGGGCGGGCTGCCCGCTGCCGAGTACTTCCCCACACAGCGCGTTCAAGAAGCGTGCACCAAGGTTCTGGCCCAGCAGTCGGAGTATGCACTGCAATACGGCCCTACCGAAGGCTACCTGCCCCTCCGCGAGATGATCGTGGACTGGATGTGCGCCAACAACGACCTGTGCATCACCCCGGACAACGTGCTGATCACATCCGGCTCGCAGCAGGCGCTGAGCATGCTCGGCGCGCTGTTCATCAACCCCAGCGACCGCATCCTGGTCGAGCAGCCGACCTACATGGGCGCGATCCAGGCGTTCACACTCTTCCAGGCCGCCTACGCGGGCGTGCCCACGGACGAGCACGGCATCTGCACAGACCAGATACCCGACGCGCTGCGCCAGGACCCGAAGTTCATGTACATCCTACCCAACTTCCAGAACCCGGCGGGTGTCACCATCAGCCGCCAACGCCGCCTGGATCTGGTGCAAATCAGCCGCAGCAGCGGCGTGCCAATCGTCGAGGACGATCCGTACGGCGCGCTGCGCTATGAGGGCGACGACCTGCCCTCAATCATCACACTCGACGTCGAGCCGGTCGCCCAGAACGGGCACAGCTACAACGGCAACGTGATCTACCTGAGCACCTTCTCCAAGACGCTCACTCCCGGCCTGCGCGTGGCGTGGATCGTCGCGCCGAAGGCCGTCATCGACCGTCTGGTGCAGATCAAGCAGAGCATGGACCTGCACACCAGCACGTTCAACCAGATGGTCGTCTACGAGACGGCCCGCGACGGTTTCATCGAGGACCACGTCCAGACGCTGCGGCAGGTCTACCGCAAGCGCCGCGACGCCATGCTCGGCGCGCTGGACCGCTGGGCGCCGCCGGACGTCACCTGGACCGAGCCGGAAGGCGGCCTGTTCCTGTGGATGAAACTGCCCGAAGGCAGCGACGACAAGGACGTCTTCAAGGCCGCCATCGCGCAGAACGTCGCGTTTGTGCCGGGCAGCGCGTTCTTCACCAGCGACCCGCAGCCGACCGCGCGCCTGAACTTTTCGTGTATGCCGGAAGATCGCATTGAAGAGGGCATCCAACGCCTGTGCAATGTGATCCGCGAAGGCCAAACACTACCGACATCTTAA
- a CDS encoding 3-methyl-2-oxobutanoate dehydrogenase subunit VorB, translating into MSVELLKGNVALAEAAVRAGVEAYFGYPITPQTELLEHMAKRMPELGRVFVQAESEVAAINMVYGAASTGVRAMTSSSSPGISLMQEGFSYIAGSEVPCVIVDIMRGGPGLGNIQPSQADYFQVTRSAGHGDYHPIVLAPASVQEAIDLMTLAFDLADQYRHLVFVVADGLIGQMMEPAELPPMQPVRTAKPDWALTGAEGRDKRVITSLELTAPELEAVNLHLQAKLQTIRETEQRWAEQWTDDARLIVVGYGTAGRIAETAVRQARKEGLKVGLFRPISLWPFPEDRLSALADQIDAFLVVEMNAGQMWEDVRLAAGGQVPVMFAGRMGGMVPMPEEIYEAIQQLAEKLPGDLRSGG; encoded by the coding sequence ATGTCTGTAGAACTGCTCAAGGGCAACGTCGCTCTGGCTGAAGCAGCCGTGCGCGCGGGGGTCGAAGCCTATTTCGGCTACCCGATCACCCCGCAAACGGAACTGCTGGAGCATATGGCGAAACGCATGCCGGAACTGGGCCGCGTGTTCGTCCAGGCGGAAAGCGAAGTCGCCGCCATCAACATGGTCTATGGGGCCGCCAGCACCGGCGTGCGTGCCATGACCTCCTCGTCCAGCCCCGGCATCAGTCTGATGCAGGAAGGCTTCTCGTATATCGCCGGGTCGGAAGTGCCCTGCGTGATCGTAGATATCATGCGCGGCGGCCCCGGCCTGGGCAACATCCAACCGTCACAGGCCGATTACTTCCAGGTAACCCGCTCCGCTGGGCATGGCGACTATCACCCGATCGTGCTGGCGCCCGCGTCCGTGCAGGAGGCTATCGACCTCATGACACTGGCCTTCGACCTGGCCGATCAGTACCGGCATCTCGTGTTCGTGGTGGCGGACGGCTTGATTGGGCAGATGATGGAACCTGCCGAGCTGCCGCCGATGCAGCCCGTACGCACGGCAAAGCCCGACTGGGCGCTGACCGGCGCGGAAGGCCGCGACAAGCGCGTTATCACGTCGCTGGAACTGACCGCGCCCGAACTGGAAGCGGTCAACCTGCACCTGCAAGCCAAGCTGCAAACTATCCGCGAAACCGAGCAGCGTTGGGCCGAACAGTGGACCGACGACGCGCGGCTGATCGTGGTGGGCTATGGCACGGCGGGCCGCATCGCGGAAACGGCTGTGCGTCAGGCGCGCAAAGAAGGGCTGAAAGTGGGCCTCTTCCGCCCGATATCGCTCTGGCCGTTCCCCGAAGATCGCCTGTCGGCGCTGGCCGACCAGATCGACGCATTCCTGGTGGTCGAGATGAACGCCGGGCAGATGTGGGAAGACGTGCGGCTGGCCGCCGGGGGACAGGTCCCGGTGATGTTCGCCGGGCGCATGGGTGGCATGGTCCCTATGCCTGAAGAAATTTATGAGGCAATTCAACAATTGGCTGAAAAACTCCCCGGCGATTTACGATCGGGAGGATAA
- a CDS encoding acetyl-CoA hydrolase/transferase family protein, whose protein sequence is MSWLSLYEPKKVTADEAAGVLKSGYRIFITGNCSVPQQLMDALSRRAPDLSGLKLIQVLTIGKADYAKPELAAHLRVNSLFISANIREAVNEGRADFTPVFLSEIPELFKSGRLPLDVALIQVSPPDRRGYCSYGVEVGVTKTAAESAKIVIAEVNPRMPRTLGDSFIHVSKIDYVVEVDYELPEVVMAHSSPEQDAIANHLAAIIPDGATLQMGIGGIPDAVLKKLNNHKHLGVHTELFSDGVVDLVEAGVITNERKTFHPGKIIAGFVIGTRRLYDFVDDNPIVELHPTEYVNDPFNIAKNRKMVSINSAIAVDLTGQVCADSIGPAFYSGVGGQVDFVRGASRSEGGMPIIAMPSTAKGGSVSRIVPTLAVGAGVTTSRNDVHYIATEYGVVDLYGRTIRERAQLLVEIAHPRFRAELAEAAEKLYHVPQFFVPDLSVLEE, encoded by the coding sequence ATGAGCTGGCTCAGTTTGTACGAACCGAAGAAAGTCACCGCCGACGAGGCCGCCGGGGTCTTGAAGTCCGGCTATCGCATCTTCATCACCGGCAACTGCTCGGTCCCGCAGCAGTTGATGGACGCGCTCAGCCGCCGCGCGCCGGACCTTTCGGGCCTGAAGCTGATCCAGGTCCTCACCATTGGCAAGGCGGACTATGCGAAGCCGGAGCTGGCGGCACACCTGCGCGTGAACTCGCTGTTCATCAGCGCTAATATCCGCGAGGCGGTCAACGAAGGCCGCGCCGACTTCACCCCGGTGTTCCTGTCCGAGATTCCGGAGCTGTTCAAGTCCGGGCGGCTGCCGCTCGACGTGGCGCTGATCCAGGTGTCGCCGCCGGACCGCCGGGGCTACTGCTCCTACGGTGTGGAAGTCGGTGTGACCAAGACCGCTGCCGAAAGCGCCAAGATCGTCATCGCGGAAGTCAACCCGCGCATGCCGCGCACCCTGGGCGACAGCTTCATTCACGTCTCCAAGATCGACTACGTGGTCGAGGTCGATTATGAGCTGCCCGAAGTGGTCATGGCGCACTCGTCGCCCGAACAGGACGCCATCGCCAACCACCTCGCGGCGATCATCCCCGACGGCGCGACACTGCAAATGGGCATCGGCGGCATCCCCGACGCGGTGCTGAAGAAGCTAAACAACCACAAGCACCTGGGCGTGCACACCGAGCTGTTCTCGGACGGCGTGGTCGATCTGGTTGAGGCGGGTGTCATCACCAACGAGCGCAAGACGTTCCATCCGGGCAAGATCATCGCCGGGTTCGTGATCGGCACGCGGCGCCTGTACGATTTCGTGGACGACAACCCGATCGTGGAGCTGCACCCCACGGAGTACGTCAACGACCCGTTCAACATTGCCAAGAACCGCAAGATGGTTTCGATCAACTCCGCCATCGCGGTTGACCTCACCGGGCAGGTCTGCGCGGACAGCATCGGCCCGGCGTTTTACTCCGGTGTCGGCGGGCAGGTGGACTTCGTGCGCGGTGCGTCGCGCAGCGAAGGCGGCATGCCGATCATCGCCATGCCCAGCACGGCCAAAGGCGGCTCCGTGAGCCGTATTGTGCCGACGCTGGCTGTAGGCGCGGGCGTGACCACCTCGCGCAATGACGTGCACTACATCGCCACCGAATACGGTGTGGTCGACCTGTATGGGCGCACCATCCGCGAGCGCGCGCAATTGCTCGTGGAGATCGCGCATCCCCGGTTTCGCGCCGAACTGGCCGAAGCCGCCGAAAAACTCTATCACGTCCCGCAGTTCTTCGTGCCCGATCTGTCTGTGTTGGAAGAGTAG
- a CDS encoding 2-oxoacid:acceptor oxidoreductase family protein: protein MHEELIFAGFGGQGVLFAGQLLAYTALAEGKHVTWIPSYGPEMRGGTANCTVILSDDPIGSPVSQHPSIVVVFNHPSLDKYEDQIRPGGLLVVNASLTMRDPERDDIDRALLPATELATALGNPRVANMVLLGALLVHRPIVAQDTIARVLATKLGPAKTDLCALDLRALERGMAVAQEQHA from the coding sequence ATGCACGAGGAACTCATCTTCGCCGGGTTCGGGGGACAGGGCGTACTGTTCGCCGGGCAGCTTCTGGCCTACACCGCCCTCGCCGAAGGCAAGCATGTCACGTGGATTCCGTCTTACGGGCCAGAGATGCGCGGCGGCACCGCCAACTGCACCGTCATCCTCAGCGACGATCCGATCGGCTCGCCGGTCAGCCAGCATCCCAGCATCGTTGTCGTATTCAACCACCCGTCTCTGGACAAGTACGAAGACCAGATCCGCCCGGGCGGGCTGCTGGTCGTCAACGCGTCGCTGACCATGCGCGATCCGGAACGCGATGACATCGACCGGGCGCTGCTGCCCGCCACCGAGCTGGCAACCGCGCTGGGCAATCCGCGTGTTGCGAACATGGTCCTGCTCGGTGCGCTGCTGGTGCACCGGCCCATCGTCGCACAGGATACCATCGCGCGCGTCCTGGCGACCAAACTCGGCCCGGCCAAAACGGATCTGTGCGCGCTCGATCTGCGTGCGCTGGAACGCGGCATGGCCGTCGCCCAGGAGCAGCACGCGTAA
- a CDS encoding thiamine pyrophosphate-dependent enzyme, with protein MCAVSMVEQAEEKVVYKRPDSLNDCATHYCPGCTHGVAHRLVAEVLDELGVRGRTIGVSPVGCAVFAYQYFNVDGAEAAHGRAPAMATGIKRTLPDHVVFTYQGDGDLASIGLAEIVHAATRGENITTIFINNAVYGMTGGQMAPTSLPGQRTTSSPLGRDVELTGFPIHMAEMLSASPGAAYVVRRSLHNVKEINRAKKAIKIAFQAQLAGLGFSMVELLSTCPTNWGLTPVEALAWVEQKMVPVYPLGDFKVYDAVQTAAKR; from the coding sequence ATGTGTGCCGTTTCTATGGTTGAGCAAGCCGAAGAAAAAGTTGTTTACAAGCGTCCCGACTCCCTGAACGATTGCGCCACGCACTACTGCCCTGGCTGCACGCACGGGGTCGCTCACCGGCTGGTGGCCGAAGTGCTCGACGAGCTAGGCGTGCGCGGACGCACGATCGGCGTCTCGCCAGTCGGCTGCGCGGTGTTCGCCTACCAGTACTTCAATGTAGACGGAGCCGAGGCAGCGCATGGCCGCGCCCCGGCGATGGCGACCGGTATCAAGCGCACCCTGCCCGACCACGTCGTGTTCACCTATCAGGGCGACGGCGATCTCGCCTCCATCGGACTGGCCGAGATCGTCCATGCGGCGACGCGCGGCGAAAACATCACCACCATCTTCATCAACAACGCGGTCTACGGCATGACGGGCGGGCAAATGGCTCCCACGTCCCTGCCCGGCCAGCGTACCACCTCTTCGCCGCTGGGCCGTGACGTGGAGCTGACCGGCTTCCCGATACACATGGCCGAGATGCTCAGCGCTTCGCCGGGTGCGGCCTACGTCGTGCGACGGTCGCTGCACAACGTCAAGGAGATCAACCGCGCCAAGAAAGCGATCAAGATCGCGTTTCAGGCGCAGCTTGCAGGCCTCGGCTTCTCGATGGTCGAGCTGCTTTCGACCTGCCCCACCAACTGGGGCCTGACCCCGGTCGAGGCGCTGGCGTGGGTCGAGCAGAAGATGGTCCCGGTCTATCCGCTCGGCGACTTCAAGGTATACGACGCCGTGCAGACGGCAGCGAAGCGGTAG